In one Pangasianodon hypophthalmus isolate fPanHyp1 chromosome 22, fPanHyp1.pri, whole genome shotgun sequence genomic region, the following are encoded:
- the LOC113541107 gene encoding uncharacterized protein LOC113541107, with protein MGSAYCNVIAQQFETFLFNDARAESFKNFSPTEANSRVDNFLHQHMSTSSPELWSFMKKLLMLSHSQATVEHGFSVNKDVETCNMDEETVVAQRLVCDYVRVYGEVTQVPLAKELLNYCATARTRYRMHLDEEKRKKAKDEEITKRKAAGDELEALWKKRRTIQSVCETLEKDADSFAEKADSMAGTKMAELITKSNTLRRRYKEKREELDELDKEIQRRASELRTI; from the exons ATGGGTTCTGCATACT GTAATGTGATTGCACAGCAGTTTGAGACATTCCTCTTTAATGATGCCAGAGCAGAAAGCTTCAAGAACTTCAGTCCCACAGAAGCAAACTCCAGAGTTGACAACTTTTTACATCAGCACATGAGCACCTCATCCCCTGAGCTCTGGAGTTTTATGAAGAAGCTCCTGATGCTCTCCCATAGCCAAGCAACAGTAGAGCATGGGTTCTCTGTCAACAAAGACGTAGAAACATGTAACATGGATGAAGAAACAGTTGTTGCCCAAAGACTTGTCTGTGactatgtgagagtgtatggTGAAGTGACCCAGGTACCTCTGGCAAAAGAGTTGCTAAACTATTGTGCAACTGCACGGACCAGATACAGAATGCACCTTgatgaggaaaaaaggaaaaaggcaaAGGATGAGGAGATCACCAAAAGAAAAGCTGCTGGAGATGAACTTGAAGCTCTgtggaagaaaagaagaaccATCCAAAGTGTATGTGAAACCCTAGAGAAAGATGCAGACAGCTTTGCCGAAAAAGCTGACAGTATGGCAGGGACGAAGATGGCAGAACTGATTACAAAGTCTAACACACTAAGAAGGCGCTAcaaggaaaagagagaggagcTAGATGAATTGGATAAGGAAATTCAGAGAAGGGCTTCTGAGCTACGAACAATATAA